From a single Lewinella sp. LCG006 genomic region:
- a CDS encoding zinc-dependent metalloprotease, whose protein sequence is MKKLLYLLMLCSVSSCVNENKQNTNNASSILFQAERKGSKIFFNIPDSLLGRDMLLISRFAGIPENFDARQVAGSKLVECLVYWEKQEETLILRARNAESISNPNDPLHLAIEVNSLPPVVERFEIKNFLPGGDSHKIDVSDFFTHSASLLSSWDNHLAGKYDKDHFDKSRSWLEAFNAFPENIELRYMKTYNVGRTPNADGTASMSFLMNYSLVLLPKRPMIPRVHDPRVGWFTINKKIYSSDIAGVQNHKYIKRWNLVPCDMEAYQNGELTEPVKPITFYIDPATPVKWRPYFKKGVEMWNSCFETAGFRNAIFAKEAPESDNFNLEDARYSVIRYVTNETRNAMGPSVSDPRSGEIIESDIIWYHNVFDYLRNRYLIETGASNPMASQLFLPDSVMGQLVSYVIAHEVGHALGLSHNMKASSIYPTDSLRSASFTKKFGITPTLMDYARFNYVAQQADEGVEYIATIGPYDHTAINWGYRYAPDYNPLVSDTILRGGDFAYQYSNESINFDPTTQTECLGDDNIKASSYALANLRKVADSLSVWASADGAETKHLIGLHEDFLTMWYRYQMHVLQNIGGVYENQKLPTEEGTVYGYVPKATQQRALTFLLEYTFCNQQWPVPDAVQQRAYPYASQELVLIRQRHLLEKLLHPNRLSRMLEHQMRYRGSAYSPKDMLEDLTEGLLFEPKSPINENHALGVLQHHYLLCLSALYQLNNINGYNQSQYSELSFLAYAELQRINTHLTNQQAAFLEVNGQKGWHRKFLVNILEKSLKGELYDLPILVSNLADDFSDQPGCFR, encoded by the coding sequence ATGAAAAAGCTATTATACCTTCTTATGCTGTGTAGTGTGTCCTCTTGTGTAAATGAGAACAAGCAAAATACAAATAATGCTTCTTCGATCTTATTTCAGGCTGAGCGCAAGGGCAGCAAAATATTTTTCAATATTCCCGATTCCTTACTAGGCAGGGATATGTTATTGATATCGCGTTTTGCAGGCATCCCAGAAAACTTCGACGCACGACAAGTCGCCGGATCAAAACTTGTTGAATGCTTGGTTTATTGGGAAAAACAAGAAGAAACGCTTATTCTTCGTGCAAGAAATGCGGAAAGTATTAGTAATCCTAATGACCCTCTCCATCTTGCCATTGAAGTAAACAGTCTGCCTCCTGTGGTTGAAAGGTTTGAAATCAAGAACTTCCTTCCAGGAGGGGATAGTCATAAAATTGATGTTTCTGATTTTTTCACTCATTCAGCTTCCTTATTGTCTAGTTGGGATAATCATCTTGCTGGGAAATATGACAAGGATCATTTTGACAAGTCTCGAAGTTGGCTAGAAGCCTTTAATGCTTTCCCAGAAAACATCGAACTACGTTACATGAAAACTTATAACGTTGGCCGGACACCCAATGCAGATGGAACCGCTAGTATGAGTTTTTTGATGAACTATTCTTTAGTCTTACTACCAAAGAGGCCTATGATCCCAAGGGTTCATGATCCACGTGTTGGGTGGTTCACAATCAATAAAAAAATCTATTCGTCTGATATTGCTGGCGTACAAAACCATAAGTATATCAAGCGATGGAATTTAGTTCCATGCGATATGGAAGCTTACCAAAACGGGGAATTAACCGAACCAGTAAAACCCATTACTTTTTACATTGATCCAGCAACACCAGTAAAGTGGCGGCCCTACTTTAAAAAAGGCGTGGAGATGTGGAATAGTTGCTTTGAAACAGCTGGATTTAGAAATGCCATCTTTGCCAAAGAAGCACCAGAAAGCGATAACTTTAATCTTGAGGATGCAAGATATAGTGTAATTCGTTATGTAACCAATGAAACGCGTAATGCAATGGGACCAAGTGTGAGCGATCCCAGAAGCGGTGAAATTATTGAAAGTGATATCATCTGGTATCACAATGTTTTCGATTACTTACGAAATCGCTATTTGATTGAAACGGGTGCAAGCAACCCAATGGCTTCCCAACTTTTCTTGCCAGACTCGGTGATGGGGCAGCTTGTAAGCTATGTTATCGCTCATGAGGTAGGACATGCTCTTGGCCTCTCCCATAACATGAAGGCCAGTTCGATCTACCCTACCGATTCTTTACGATCTGCCTCGTTTACTAAAAAGTTTGGTATCACACCTACCCTGATGGACTATGCCCGATTTAATTACGTCGCTCAGCAAGCTGATGAAGGCGTAGAATATATTGCGACCATTGGGCCATATGATCATACGGCCATTAATTGGGGTTATCGTTATGCCCCAGATTATAATCCCCTTGTTTCAGATACGATTCTTCGTGGTGGTGACTTCGCGTATCAATACAGTAATGAGTCGATCAATTTTGATCCTACCACTCAGACCGAATGTCTAGGCGATGATAATATCAAAGCATCCAGCTATGCACTGGCAAATTTAAGGAAAGTGGCAGACAGCCTTTCTGTTTGGGCAAGTGCTGATGGGGCGGAAACCAAGCATCTCATTGGTTTGCACGAGGATTTTTTGACAATGTGGTATCGCTATCAAATGCATGTACTACAAAACATAGGTGGCGTTTACGAAAACCAAAAGCTTCCAACGGAAGAAGGAACGGTATATGGCTACGTACCAAAAGCGACGCAACAACGTGCCTTAACCTTTTTACTTGAATATACCTTCTGTAATCAGCAGTGGCCTGTACCGGATGCGGTTCAACAAAGAGCTTATCCTTATGCATCACAAGAATTAGTACTAATAAGACAAAGGCACTTATTGGAAAAACTGCTACATCCAAACCGTTTGTCAAGAATGCTGGAGCATCAAATGCGCTACAGAGGCTCTGCCTATTCGCCAAAGGACATGTTGGAAGACCTGACGGAAGGTTTACTCTTTGAACCTAAAAGTCCTATAAATGAAAATCATGCACTAGGAGTATTACAACACCACTACCTATTGTGTCTGAGTGCACTGTATCAGCTCAACAACATCAATGGCTATAATCAAAGTCAGTACTCAGAACTTTCATTTTTGGCGTATGCAGAACTACAAAGAATCAATACACATTTAACAAA
- the mobF gene encoding MobF family relaxase, which produces MLRITVSKGGKSAVNYFRDSLSQQDYYSERSQVLGVWHGALAERFSLPPTVVAEHFERLVSNRHPFTNSKITARDAANRRAGYDFTFNAPKSVSILEAMTGDDAIRKAHQTAISRAMQAVEHNMQTQMGQGKNKHYHTTGNLLYAAFEHDVTRPVEHEVNEETKFVPDPHLHTHCFVMNATWNEERHCYQAIEIGNIKKNAPYYQALYHCHLAQELQQAGYRVRRTRGSFEIEGISQNTIQKYSNRTREIEQAAEKRGLTWAEDKATLGAKTRHNKNWSVSQTEQTQHWQGRLTLQERFTIHSAKGKKEAVNGLAVEKKSDAGGGGLSPRLAIDLALQHYMERKSAVTEKQVLGYALKLGVDRLTPDAIQAELDSRKGQEVFTGSKNSDTYLTTKEALRAEEEMKAFAVSTRAQFEPINADYELQQDFLNEGQRYAVQHTLTSEDQVMIISGGAGVGKTTLMKEVKAGVEASGRKLYAFAPSADASRGVLRDKGFEEADTIKKLLDDQQLQERLRDQVILIDEAGMVGNQTMNGVFQIAKTQNARVILSGDWKQHSSVESGDSLRLLEQHTQVPVARVNEIVRQQDKSAYKEAVGLLADGEYEQGFDRLDQMGSVVEIEDHTERHERIASDYLRSIKAPAVREGNGKQVPRSAIVVSPTHAEGRAITTAIRTRLKEEGIVQGEERKLNVLRNLSFTEAEKQDHLNYQEGMRIKFHRNYQGFKAGGIYNVSSVDKDGTVMVADQATQKNTPLPFMAGNRYQVCQEEEIQLAQGDLIRITGNGQAREGQALNNGEGHTVKGFTPDGDIELSNGIILPKDYGSFTQGYYRTSHASQGKDAHDVLIAQSSTSFPASNEKQFYVSVSRGVKSCRIYTDDKQALKWAASQGADRLSATELLADQKAQIPTYLQWQRLHQYESYLKHTYSKPAKEKAYEPEFPVPQPRSRQDISIDL; this is translated from the coding sequence ATGCTTCGTATTACTGTCAGCAAAGGGGGGAAATCTGCTGTGAACTATTTCAGAGATTCCCTGTCTCAACAGGACTATTACTCCGAACGATCCCAAGTCCTTGGTGTTTGGCATGGAGCATTAGCCGAGCGTTTTTCTCTCCCCCCGACAGTAGTGGCGGAACACTTTGAAAGGCTCGTCAGCAACCGGCACCCCTTCACCAATAGCAAGATTACAGCCCGTGATGCGGCCAATCGGCGAGCGGGATACGACTTCACATTTAATGCTCCGAAGTCGGTCAGTATATTAGAAGCCATGACTGGTGATGACGCGATCCGCAAAGCGCACCAAACTGCAATTTCAAGAGCTATGCAGGCAGTAGAACACAATATGCAAACCCAAATGGGACAAGGGAAAAACAAGCACTATCACACGACGGGAAATCTGCTATACGCCGCCTTTGAACATGATGTCACCCGACCGGTAGAGCACGAAGTTAATGAAGAGACGAAGTTCGTCCCTGACCCGCATTTGCATACCCATTGCTTTGTTATGAACGCCACGTGGAATGAGGAACGACATTGCTATCAAGCGATTGAAATCGGTAACATTAAAAAGAATGCTCCCTACTACCAAGCCCTCTACCATTGCCATCTTGCACAAGAGTTACAACAAGCTGGTTATCGGGTCCGCCGTACACGCGGGAGTTTTGAAATTGAGGGTATTTCGCAAAATACCATTCAAAAATATTCTAACCGTACCAGAGAAATTGAGCAAGCTGCTGAAAAGAGAGGTCTTACCTGGGCAGAAGATAAAGCCACGCTCGGTGCAAAAACGCGCCACAATAAAAACTGGAGTGTTTCTCAGACCGAACAAACACAGCATTGGCAAGGAAGATTAACCTTGCAAGAACGCTTTACTATACACAGTGCCAAAGGGAAAAAAGAGGCCGTAAACGGCCTTGCTGTTGAAAAGAAAAGTGATGCGGGTGGGGGTGGGCTTTCGCCAAGGCTGGCGATTGATCTGGCCTTACAGCATTATATGGAGCGTAAGAGTGCTGTAACGGAAAAGCAAGTACTCGGGTATGCTCTGAAGCTAGGGGTAGATCGTTTAACGCCTGATGCTATCCAAGCGGAACTTGATAGCCGCAAAGGGCAAGAAGTTTTCACGGGGTCTAAGAATTCTGACACCTATCTCACCACCAAGGAAGCGCTCCGGGCAGAAGAGGAAATGAAAGCCTTTGCGGTTTCTACCCGTGCTCAATTTGAGCCGATTAATGCGGACTATGAGCTGCAACAAGACTTTCTTAATGAAGGTCAGCGCTATGCGGTACAACACACCCTCACTTCTGAAGATCAGGTCATGATAATTTCAGGAGGTGCCGGCGTGGGTAAGACGACCCTGATGAAAGAGGTGAAGGCTGGAGTAGAAGCCAGTGGACGAAAACTCTATGCCTTTGCCCCTTCGGCAGATGCTTCGCGTGGTGTGTTGCGCGACAAAGGGTTTGAAGAGGCAGATACCATTAAGAAACTCTTGGACGACCAGCAATTGCAAGAACGACTGCGTGATCAAGTCATTCTTATTGACGAAGCCGGTATGGTGGGTAACCAAACCATGAATGGTGTTTTTCAGATCGCGAAAACGCAAAACGCAAGGGTGATCCTATCTGGAGATTGGAAGCAGCATAGTTCGGTAGAATCGGGAGATTCACTCCGTTTGCTTGAGCAGCATACGCAAGTCCCTGTGGCACGCGTAAATGAAATCGTTCGCCAGCAAGACAAATCCGCCTACAAAGAAGCGGTGGGGTTACTCGCAGATGGTGAATATGAACAAGGCTTTGATCGATTGGATCAAATGGGTAGCGTCGTTGAAATTGAAGATCACACAGAGCGGCATGAACGCATTGCGAGCGACTATCTGCGATCCATCAAAGCTCCTGCTGTCAGGGAAGGAAACGGAAAACAGGTACCCCGCTCTGCCATTGTGGTGTCCCCTACTCACGCGGAAGGTCGCGCCATCACCACGGCAATTAGAACCCGTTTGAAGGAGGAAGGTATTGTGCAAGGAGAGGAACGTAAATTGAACGTACTGCGCAATCTATCCTTCACGGAAGCGGAAAAGCAGGATCACCTGAATTACCAGGAGGGCATGAGGATTAAGTTTCACCGCAACTATCAAGGATTTAAAGCTGGAGGCATCTACAATGTCAGTAGCGTCGATAAAGACGGTACCGTCATGGTTGCGGATCAGGCAACACAAAAAAACACCCCCCTGCCCTTTATGGCGGGTAATCGTTATCAAGTCTGCCAGGAAGAGGAAATCCAGCTTGCCCAAGGAGACTTGATCCGCATAACTGGAAATGGTCAAGCCCGTGAAGGACAAGCCCTCAATAATGGCGAGGGTCATACCGTAAAAGGATTTACACCTGATGGCGATATCGAGCTGTCCAACGGCATAATCCTACCGAAGGATTACGGGAGTTTCACGCAAGGCTATTACCGTACATCCCACGCCTCCCAGGGCAAGGACGCGCATGATGTTTTGATTGCTCAAAGCTCAACCTCTTTCCCTGCGTCAAACGAAAAGCAGTTCTACGTGAGTGTCTCGCGCGGCGTGAAGAGCTGCCGCATTTACACCGATGATAAGCAAGCCTTGAAATGGGCTGCCAGCCAAGGAGCAGATCGCCTTAGCGCGACGGAGCTTCTTGCTGATCAAAAGGCACAAATACCAACGTATCTGCAATGGCAGCGCCTGCATCAATACGAGTCTTATCTAAAGCATACCTATTCCAAACCAGCAAAAGAGAAAGCCTATGAGCCTGAATTCCCAGTCCCTCAGCCAAGAAGCCGACAAGATATTTCCATCGACCTCTGA
- a CDS encoding SH3 domain-containing protein, giving the protein MKPQQSNYAYGSISSSATRGAESRYTFLGLINLFIVKLLSAIPLSIRIFLRKRIGSMTFSLVGLLFAALWIRFILDGTYQMHELTPPETFWYEYFNKGNGIRYYFALAVWYVGVFFIQFGGVIVNFIPPSIADGVDSISEVFSNFPFFLSSGVIILGFWRYWQIRRMHAKRQIFDPMSRGESVVFEPLLILIQPRNRNLTLMFIEVTLLLFLAIIFYIWSFNNPEWLNYAVLTVLGAIGLAIEEWISQHQLEKELEFRFANELKAVDLQNAYQQYKREILDTSATVSFVAFTTLSVPSSRLSRAYSKTYDFQLWRKYLPVSRNKKWIFGAGAFLFILTLTSIFAFTSNDEIEEVGIIKTLNLTVRQKPSLSAKSIGTIPQGVVVKIYDCYSSDSDNRYWCKISYNDKVGYVTQMGSSGNYYMWTLPISLYEFSFNNLPYEDKVITKEGGHLNLRSSPALNAPIIQKIANDETVTVIDMASAPEFMTVGDELIFGSWCLIEYQGQQGYCFSWYLNEVRIPNLRPAIEGPLE; this is encoded by the coding sequence ATGAAACCGCAACAATCCAATTACGCCTACGGGAGCATCTCTTCTTCTGCAACAAGAGGAGCAGAATCTCGCTACACATTTCTAGGGCTCATTAACCTTTTTATAGTCAAACTTCTAAGCGCAATACCGTTGAGCATAAGGATTTTCCTGCGTAAGCGGATTGGAAGTATGACTTTTTCGCTAGTGGGACTCCTATTTGCAGCACTATGGATTCGCTTTATCCTAGATGGAACTTACCAAATGCACGAACTTACACCACCCGAAACATTTTGGTATGAATATTTCAATAAAGGTAACGGAATAAGATACTATTTCGCCCTTGCCGTCTGGTATGTAGGTGTGTTTTTCATTCAATTTGGAGGGGTGATTGTTAATTTTATTCCTCCTAGTATCGCAGATGGAGTGGATTCTATAAGTGAGGTATTCTCCAACTTTCCCTTTTTCCTTAGCTCGGGGGTTATTATTTTGGGTTTCTGGCGATACTGGCAAATCCGAAGAATGCACGCCAAGCGACAAATATTCGATCCAATGAGTCGTGGGGAAAGCGTGGTTTTTGAACCTCTCCTTATATTGATTCAACCTCGAAATAGAAATCTCACTTTGATGTTTATCGAGGTAACGCTACTTCTGTTCTTAGCGATTATTTTCTACATATGGAGCTTCAATAATCCTGAATGGTTGAATTACGCAGTGCTTACAGTACTTGGTGCCATTGGGCTTGCTATTGAAGAATGGATAAGTCAGCATCAACTCGAAAAAGAATTAGAATTTCGCTTTGCTAATGAGTTGAAAGCAGTAGACCTACAAAATGCCTATCAACAATATAAGCGGGAAATATTGGATACTTCTGCGACAGTGTCTTTTGTGGCATTTACCACCCTTTCAGTCCCTTCTTCGCGACTATCGCGAGCTTATTCAAAAACATATGATTTTCAATTATGGCGTAAATACCTACCCGTTTCCAGGAACAAGAAATGGATTTTTGGAGCCGGAGCTTTCCTCTTTATCCTAACACTTACCAGCATTTTTGCTTTCACTAGTAATGATGAAATAGAAGAAGTTGGGATTATAAAGACCCTCAATCTGACCGTGCGCCAAAAACCTTCTTTGTCCGCCAAGTCAATTGGTACGATTCCTCAGGGGGTAGTTGTAAAAATCTACGATTGCTATTCTTCCGATAGCGATAACCGATACTGGTGTAAAATAAGCTATAATGATAAAGTAGGCTACGTTACTCAAATGGGTAGCAGTGGAAACTACTATATGTGGACGTTGCCAATTTCACTCTACGAATTTTCTTTCAACAACCTTCCTTACGAAGACAAGGTCATCACTAAAGAAGGTGGTCATTTAAATCTTCGATCATCGCCTGCACTGAATGCTCCTATCATTCAAAAAATTGCTAATGACGAAACAGTGACCGTCATAGATATGGCAAGCGCGCCAGAGTTCATGACGGTTGGTGATGAATTAATATTTGGAAGTTGGTGCTTGATAGAATACCAAGGACAGCAAGGCTATTGCTTTTCGTGGTACTTGAATGAAGTACGCATTCCTAACCTGAGACCTGCTATTGAGGGACCTCTTGAATAA
- a CDS encoding glutamate synthase central domain-containing protein, translating to MQEQQTDQNLADDLQQQSLYCPELESDACGTGLIANLNGIPTHDLIKDALTMLVNMEHRGACGCEPNSGDGAGILIQLPHDFLVDKCQENGFSLPAFGEYGVGMVFFPADKILSDQCRFLFDDYIDQLGLELLGYRKVTTDHEEVEPSSRSTEPRMEQVFVKPKTAMAPDALERRLFVLRKYATHNIHQTYPATKDQFYLASFSYKTIVYKGQLTTWQLRPYFPDLQDIRCKSAIALIHSRFSTNTMPKWKLAQPFRMIAHNGKINTVRGNLNWWRSKESLLESIKFSQDEMDKLLPVCGEQLSDSGNFDNVLEFLVLNGFSLPHALMMMIPEAWQNDELMPDHKKAFYEYHRTMMEPWDGPASICFTDGILAGATLDRNGLRPSRYCLTDDDRLIVASEAGALVIDQSKVVMKGRLQPGRILIADLKEHRIIGDQELKDTICRRLPNRDWLDANRITLKDLPLEERPGTSLHKDTLFRLQQLHGITKEDLKVIIEPMISKGQDPIGSMGADIPLACLSHQSQHLSNYFKQLFAQVTNPPIDPIRERSVMVQIMNISKYKQIISWSLILIRLISCSSPP from the coding sequence ATGCAAGAACAACAAACTGACCAAAACCTAGCTGACGATCTTCAGCAGCAAAGTTTATACTGCCCCGAATTGGAATCTGATGCCTGTGGTACCGGACTCATCGCTAACCTCAACGGCATTCCTACGCATGATTTGATCAAAGACGCACTGACCATGCTCGTCAATATGGAGCACCGGGGCGCTTGTGGCTGCGAACCGAATTCCGGCGACGGAGCCGGTATTCTGATTCAATTACCGCACGATTTCCTGGTGGATAAATGCCAAGAGAATGGCTTCTCGCTCCCCGCTTTTGGTGAATACGGGGTAGGAATGGTATTTTTTCCAGCCGATAAGATTTTAAGCGATCAGTGTCGGTTTCTATTCGATGATTACATTGATCAACTGGGCTTGGAATTGTTAGGGTACCGAAAGGTAACGACCGACCACGAAGAGGTAGAACCATCTTCCCGTTCTACCGAACCTCGGATGGAGCAGGTCTTCGTGAAGCCTAAAACGGCGATGGCACCTGATGCGCTCGAACGCCGCCTGTTTGTGCTGCGTAAATATGCTACCCACAACATTCACCAAACTTATCCTGCTACCAAAGACCAGTTTTACCTGGCTTCTTTTTCCTATAAAACCATCGTCTATAAGGGCCAATTGACTACCTGGCAGTTGCGCCCTTATTTTCCTGATTTACAGGATATTCGATGCAAGTCGGCGATCGCTTTGATCCACTCGCGTTTTTCTACCAATACCATGCCCAAATGGAAGCTGGCCCAGCCCTTCCGCATGATCGCCCACAACGGAAAGATCAATACCGTACGTGGCAACCTGAATTGGTGGCGGAGCAAAGAAAGCTTGCTGGAGTCGATCAAGTTCTCACAGGACGAGATGGATAAATTGCTACCTGTCTGCGGTGAGCAGCTTTCAGATTCTGGTAATTTTGACAATGTTCTTGAATTTTTGGTCCTCAATGGCTTCAGTCTGCCGCATGCTTTGATGATGATGATCCCCGAGGCCTGGCAGAATGATGAACTGATGCCAGACCACAAGAAGGCCTTTTATGAATACCATCGTACCATGATGGAACCTTGGGATGGGCCCGCCAGCATCTGCTTTACGGATGGTATCCTGGCAGGAGCGACCCTTGATCGCAATGGTCTGCGGCCCTCTCGCTACTGCCTCACCGATGATGATCGATTGATCGTTGCTTCCGAAGCGGGTGCATTGGTTATCGACCAATCCAAGGTGGTGATGAAAGGTCGCTTACAACCTGGGCGTATCTTGATTGCCGACTTAAAGGAGCACCGGATCATTGGCGACCAGGAATTGAAAGACACCATTTGCCGCCGTTTGCCCAATAGGGACTGGCTGGATGCAAATCGGATCACCCTCAAAGACTTACCGCTAGAAGAACGCCCGGGGACTTCCCTGCACAAGGATACGCTCTTCCGGCTTCAGCAACTGCACGGCATCACCAAGGAAGACCTGAAGGTGATTATTGAGCCGATGATTTCCAAGGGGCAAGACCCAATTGGGTCCATGGGGGCTGATATTCCCCTGGCTTGCCTCTCGCACCAATCACAGCACCTTAGTAATTATTTCAAGCAGCTTTTTGCCCAGGTCACCAACCCACCCATTGACCCGATTCGGGAACGTTCGGTGATGGTACAAATAATGAATATTTCAAAATACAAACAGATAATATCATGGAGCTTAATACTCATAAGGCTTATCTCATGCTCATCACCACCTTAA
- a CDS encoding type IV secretory system conjugative DNA transfer family protein encodes MKDKNERSRNRMDRKIPDYESNEEGNGSENQEPLSINELYQRMQGEDSSRPTPSGGITDWSNRITDLDTPLLRFNIEGNLTYDLENLWRLRDAVRGVQIFGGIGSGKSSGSGRTLALTFLKSGFGGIVLTGKIDEVNEWKRYAFLTGRLDDLVIFEAGKDFSFNPLQYENTRNKDKQAETLNLVNLIMSIYEMGQSFSGGGGANSERFWDNALRRCISNVIDLLKLAEEEISIFNMRKLLIALLSGQEAQDYVQLQRSLSDKHLSEEQQTENRTRIAAWVNHNYCLTCLTKAYRRKKSDEEQELYGFVQDYFLITYPRIADKTKAIVEESFFGLVEPFMRGILRKHFTEGLSQRLRPEQTYTAGKIIIINFPVKEYLIAGVYAQAIYKKLWQEAIERRDVKEHPLPVFMWIDEAQYFLNEHDARFQTTARSSRACTVLITQNISNYYAAIGGTNPKDKVNSLLGNLATKIFHGNNDSVTNNWAAETIGKTFRTSTSTNTNAESVSGSTTMSESLHYQIEPQQFTILKGGGEENRCQVEGIITVAGKLWSNGKNFIKTEFDQNFKI; translated from the coding sequence ATGAAAGACAAAAATGAACGCTCACGCAATCGTATGGATCGCAAAATACCGGACTATGAGTCAAATGAGGAGGGGAATGGCTCTGAAAACCAAGAGCCGCTTTCCATTAACGAGCTGTATCAGCGGATGCAGGGCGAAGACTCATCACGCCCAACACCATCTGGTGGGATTACCGATTGGAGTAATCGGATTACTGATCTCGACACACCTCTTCTACGGTTTAATATTGAGGGTAACTTAACCTACGATCTAGAAAATCTTTGGCGCTTGCGTGATGCTGTGCGTGGCGTACAAATTTTTGGTGGTATTGGTTCCGGTAAAAGCTCAGGTAGTGGCCGGACATTAGCTCTCACTTTTCTAAAAAGCGGTTTTGGAGGGATTGTACTCACCGGTAAAATCGACGAAGTAAACGAATGGAAGAGATATGCCTTTCTTACGGGTCGATTAGATGACTTGGTCATATTTGAAGCAGGGAAGGATTTTAGCTTTAATCCACTTCAATATGAGAACACCCGAAACAAGGACAAACAAGCAGAAACCTTGAATCTCGTAAATCTTATAATGAGTATTTACGAAATGGGGCAAAGTTTCTCTGGCGGCGGAGGGGCTAATAGCGAACGTTTCTGGGATAATGCACTTCGACGCTGTATTAGTAATGTGATTGATTTGCTCAAACTAGCCGAAGAAGAGATAAGCATTTTCAATATGCGCAAATTATTGATTGCTTTACTTTCTGGGCAAGAGGCTCAAGATTATGTTCAGCTACAACGTAGTTTATCTGACAAGCATTTATCAGAAGAACAACAAACTGAGAATCGCACAAGAATCGCTGCTTGGGTCAACCATAACTATTGTCTTACGTGCCTAACAAAAGCCTACAGAAGGAAGAAGTCTGACGAAGAGCAAGAACTTTATGGATTCGTACAAGACTATTTCTTGATTACCTACCCACGCATAGCAGATAAGACCAAAGCTATTGTTGAAGAATCTTTCTTTGGTTTAGTTGAGCCTTTTATGCGGGGCATTTTACGCAAACATTTTACCGAGGGGCTTAGCCAAAGATTAAGACCTGAGCAAACATATACCGCCGGAAAAATCATAATTATCAATTTCCCCGTCAAGGAATATTTGATAGCGGGGGTCTATGCACAAGCCATTTACAAGAAACTGTGGCAGGAAGCAATCGAACGTCGTGATGTAAAGGAACACCCACTTCCAGTTTTCATGTGGATTGATGAGGCACAATACTTCCTTAATGAGCACGATGCCCGCTTTCAAACCACTGCACGCTCCTCGCGAGCTTGTACGGTGCTGATCACACAAAATATTTCGAACTATTACGCTGCCATTGGTGGGACGAACCCCAAGGATAAAGTCAACTCCCTTTTGGGAAACCTAGCCACCAAAATTTTTCACGGCAATAACGATTCCGTAACGAACAACTGGGCTGCTGAAACTATCGGAAAGACTTTCCGCACGAGCACCAGTACCAATACAAATGCGGAGAGTGTGTCTGGCTCCACCACCATGAGCGAGTCTCTCCATTACCAAATTGAACCTCAGCAGTTCACCATCCTGAAAGGTGGCGGCGAAGAGAACCGCTGCCAAGTAGAAGGTATCATTACTGTAGCTGGTAAGCTATGGAGTAACGGGAAAAATTTCATTAAAACTGAATTCGATCAAAACTTCAAAATATGA
- a CDS encoding DUF3768 domain-containing protein, which produces MTARADKIAKLNDEFRQSVQPGSHIYMTQGIQALLPEDRLAILGLLRTFNDFSEDNDPYGEHDFGAIEHNDDRVFWKIDYYDKSLQYRSEDPTDPEVTARVMTIMLAHEY; this is translated from the coding sequence TTGACAGCACGCGCTGATAAAATCGCAAAACTGAACGACGAATTCCGGCAATCCGTTCAACCAGGAAGTCATATCTACATGACACAAGGGATACAGGCTTTATTGCCAGAAGATCGTCTCGCGATCTTGGGCTTGCTACGCACCTTTAATGACTTCAGCGAAGACAATGATCCCTATGGAGAACATGACTTTGGTGCAATCGAACACAATGACGACCGTGTATTTTGGAAGATCGACTACTACGATAAGTCATTACAGTATAGAAGCGAAGACCCCACCGACCCTGAGGTTACTGCGCGGGTTATGACGATTATGTTAGCGCACGAATATTGA